From Solibaculum mannosilyticum:
CCACCTTCCCGTTTTACACCACCGCCACCGTTACCGCCACGGGGATGGCCCAGCGTTCCGACGCGCTTACCGCCGCCATCTGGGCGGGAGGGGCCTTTGTCAAAGCGGCACTGATGCTGACACTTCTGGCGCTGTCATTGGAACGGGTTTTCCATGGCAAATACCGCAAGACCATCATCTGGGGAGGAGCGGTTCTGGTGGCGGTCGTCAGCCCGTGGTTCAGCCAGAATCTACAGGACTTGATGGAAGCCGGCATGTATCCCATTGAATCGGGCATTGTACTGGCATTGTGCGGGGTCATTCCGCTTGCTTTATGGGCGGTGGCACGGCATCGGGCAAAAGGGGGACGAAAAGTATGCGAAAGTTCGTGAGAGTGTGGATAGCCGGAGTACTACTGTGTACCATGCTGTTTTGTACTTCCTGTGGGAGTTCGCCCATCGCCAAGACGCTGTTTGTACAGGCGGTGGGGGTGGACCAAAAAGATGAGGGATATACAGTGGCAGTCCAGGCATTTGATCCAAGCCAGGGAGGCGGCGGGGAGGAAGGGGCCAATGTCTCCACCACGTTTATTGAAGCCGAAGGCGAGACGGTGCTCAGCAGTTTCAACAATATGACCCGGCAGGTGGGGCGGCGTCCCTTTTACGCGCAAAACAGAGTGGTGATTCTGGGAGAAGACCTGTCCCAATCCGGCATCTTGAGCGTGATGGACGTCTTCAGCCGAAGCAAGGATTCCCGGCCCATGATCGATATCTTTGTCGCCCGCGGACAAGCGGTGGAAGCGGTAAGCAATACCATGGAAGACAGCGTCAATCCCGCGGAGAAGATGCAGCTTTTGGTGGAAGGCGGACAGTCCAACGGCGCCATGCCCAGGACACAGATATTGGATGTCCAAAAAGCCCTTTTGGATCCCTACACCGACCTTCTTCTGCCGGCGGTACGTCTGGAGGAGCCCAAGGAGAAAGGAGGGAGCCAGACCATGGTGATGGACAGCACAGCCCTTTTCCAAGACGATAAACTGGTGGATTATCTGGACATGGAAGAGACGCGGGGGGTACTGTGGATCAAAGGACAGGTCAAAGACGGACTTGTCTCCTTTTCGTTGGAGGACTTGGGGAATGTGGCCCTTGCAGTGGAGGAGACATCGTCTAAAGTCGAAGCCGAGGGGACAGAGGACGGGCCGGTATTTTCCATCACCGTGACGGCCAAAGCAAACATCCAGGAGATCAATCTGGACAGTACCTTTCGTTTGGCCGACGACCAGATTGAAAAATTAGAAGACGGGTTTGCTGAGAAGGTCTCCGGACAAATGGAACTCGCTGTCAATAAGGTACTTCGGGAAAAGAAGTGCGACGTCTTTCAATTCGCACGGCTGCTCATGCACGAGGGCACCGATTATTGGCAGACCATCCAAGACAATTGGCGGGAAGAACTGAGCAAAGCCGAAGTGAATATCACCGTCGGCTGCGAGATCGAACGCATGGGGAAACTCTCTAACATCCAGGAAGAAGATCAGTACAATTGACCGGATCTCAGCGTGAAAAGAAAAAAGACGAGCCTGGAACGCAAATTACGTCCAGGCTCAGCCCGGTGCGTCATCCGGAGGATCACGGATGACGCACTATTTTTTTATGCGCATTGGAGTATTAAAAAAGCACGCCGTCCGGAGGGGGACGGGAAGGTGAAAAGGGGAAACTAAGCCAAACGAGCCACGGGGTTCTGAAGACCAAGCAGACGGTTGAGCTGAGGAAGGGATTCCACAGCCGCCTCATAGCCGCGCTGGATGCATTGAGGGATGCTGCTGAGATCCAAGAGGGAGACGTCCTCGATGCCGGGGTGAATGAGAACAGCAGTTTGTCCCCGCAGGTTGCACTTGGTGATCTCGTAGGACATAATATTGACGGTCTGGGCAGCGATCTCAAAGGCGTTGTCGATGGCGCACTGGCATTGGCCGGCGTACCCTAGATTAACGCCGATCTTGTGGGAAGCGCCCAATCCGTTGAGCACTTCCATAGGAAGGTTATCCTTGATGCCGCCGTCGCACAGCATGTGGTTCTCGAAACAGACGGGGCGGAAAATGGCGGGGAAAGCGATGCTGGCCCGGGCGGCCAGCCAGGGGCTGACGCTGTCCACGTAACGGATATCGTGATTTTTAGGGAAACGGGCGGCATCCGATACGAACATCACCGTGCGGGAGGTGTAGATGTCCACCGACGGCATGGCCAGTGGAATACGGGATTTCCGCATGATGGAGAACCCTTTCGCCTCGCAGAGGGAACGGATGGTTTCGGTGATTTTATCCCCTTTGATGAACCCGGTAAGACGAAAGGGCTTGCCAAAGACCTGACGGACAGGGGCGCGGACGATGCCGCAGTAATCCGGGTCGATGATGCGGGGGCTGTGTCCGTCGCACCCGCTGAAGCGCCGGAAGATCTTGCCGATCTGATCGGGGGTGTACCCGGCGGCGTACAGGGTAGCCACCAAACTGCCTGAACTGGTGCCGGAGATCCAGCCGATTTCAAAACCGGCTTCCTCCAGAGCCTTCAGGACGCCGATGTGCGCTGCGCCGCGGACGCCCCCGCCCGATAAGGCGATCCCAATTTTCATAGTCATCCTCCTTTTCACAGTTTATCGTATGAGGGAAGGAGGAAAAAGGTGAAGGAAATTGTCGCAGCGGAAAGCTTTTAAGGGAGATCGGTGGACAATGCGCCCAAATTGATGAGTTTCAGGGCTTTTTTACGTGCGTATTGGTAAGTTTTTGCGGCCCCGCCCCAGGGATGGTCGACGTAACAGAGGGCCAAGGAAGCGTGGTCCACCAGATACTGGTTCCTCTTTGGGATGGCGGATGAAAAGGAAGCTTGTCCCAGCATCACCGGATAGAGGATCTCATCAAAATAGGACGGCTCCTGGATGGAAAAGGGTACATACGGGACGATAAGGATGTTTTTCAGATGGGGGTAACGGGTTTTTAGGGAGGAGACGCACCGTGCGCAGAGCCAGTCGAACTGTCCCATGCCGCCGGACAGGAAATGGGTGTACCCCTCGTGTATTCGTTTTTCAATTACCAGAAGGAGCTGATGTTCCGTTAAGCCGGGACAGGCTCTGTGGCCGATAAAGACTACCGTTTTATTTTTCATTTATATCACCTTAGTATTCCGATTTCAAAATTTAGTACACGAAAAAGTTTTTGAATACAAAACCATAATGTTATAGAATTTCCAAATACAAAACTCAAGTCTAATATACTATCTCTAATAGAAAACTTCTCGCAAGGAGGTTTAAGAGATGTTTGACTTTGGGTTACGAATCCAGGAGTTGCGTCAGCAACACAATATGTCGCAGGAACAGTTGGGACGCAGGGTCAACCGAAGCAAATCCGTTATCAGCAGCTACGAAAACAATGTAAAAATTCCACCACTGGATGTTTTAACACAGATGGCAATCGTATTTCATGTGTCTCTGGATTATCTCGTCGGCATCGACAAACAAGATATGGTTTCCATTGATGGGCTGAGTCATCAACAGAAGAAGATTATCCACTCAATTTTAATAGAATTCGAGGATCAATCCCGTAGACCGGATGGTTTGTCAGATCGGCAACAAGAAATCCTAAATCTTCTAATGAAAGAATTTGCCAAACAAAATAGTCTGGGCCGGTGATCTAAGTTCATCCTTATCAGTTAAAATAAAAACTTCTCCTTATATGAAATAAACTGTATTAGATTGTCGATAGCAATGTTAGGGGATGCAATTTTAAGCTGGAAATATAGGGTATAACTTGCCAAGAAAACCATAAACTATCATCATGGAGAGAGAGTTTATGCAATATTTTGGTATCAAATTAAAACAACTACGCCATGCAAGAGACTTGACACAACAGCAAGTTGCAGATTATGTGGGTGTCACACGTGCTACGATTGGAGCCTACGAGACAGGTGCGCAGTACCCTTCGGTCGAATCGTTAATTAAATTGACAGTTCTTCTGCATACTTCAGCAGATTATTTGCTAGGCATAACAGATGAACAACAGAGATTTGATATTTCAAGACTTACGGATGAACAAGCATCGGTAATTTTGCAATTGATCGACCAGTTCCATTTTTTAAATAGCCAAATGAAACGCTAAAGGTGTCGTTGTTGCTGGACAATGACACTTTTTTACATTTATATAGTAGCACCATAGGATACAAATTTCAACATAGAGAACCTCTTATTGAGAGGAGACAGAGGAATATTTGACTTTGGGCTATGAATTCAGGAGTAACTCCTAAGTCGGTGATTAAAATGTACAAAAGAATT
This genomic window contains:
- a CDS encoding helix-turn-helix domain-containing protein — protein: MFDFGLRIQELRQQHNMSQEQLGRRVNRSKSVISSYENNVKIPPLDVLTQMAIVFHVSLDYLVGIDKQDMVSIDGLSHQQKKIIHSILIEFEDQSRRPDGLSDRQQEILNLLMKEFAKQNSLGR
- a CDS encoding SLOG family protein; the protein is MKNKTVVFIGHRACPGLTEHQLLLVIEKRIHEGYTHFLSGGMGQFDWLCARCVSSLKTRYPHLKNILIVPYVPFSIQEPSYFDEILYPVMLGQASFSSAIPKRNQYLVDHASLALCYVDHPWGGAAKTYQYARKKALKLINLGALSTDLP
- a CDS encoding helix-turn-helix domain-containing protein, with amino-acid sequence MQYFGIKLKQLRHARDLTQQQVADYVGVTRATIGAYETGAQYPSVESLIKLTVLLHTSADYLLGITDEQQRFDISRLTDEQASVILQLIDQFHFLNSQMKR
- a CDS encoding patatin-like phospholipase family protein, with the protein product MKIGIALSGGGVRGAAHIGVLKALEEAGFEIGWISGTSSGSLVATLYAAGYTPDQIGKIFRRFSGCDGHSPRIIDPDYCGIVRAPVRQVFGKPFRLTGFIKGDKITETIRSLCEAKGFSIMRKSRIPLAMPSVDIYTSRTVMFVSDAARFPKNHDIRYVDSVSPWLAARASIAFPAIFRPVCFENHMLCDGGIKDNLPMEVLNGLGASHKIGVNLGYAGQCQCAIDNAFEIAAQTVNIMSYEITKCNLRGQTAVLIHPGIEDVSLLDLSSIPQCIQRGYEAAVESLPQLNRLLGLQNPVARLA
- a CDS encoding Ger(x)C family spore germination protein; the protein is MRKFVRVWIAGVLLCTMLFCTSCGSSPIAKTLFVQAVGVDQKDEGYTVAVQAFDPSQGGGGEEGANVSTTFIEAEGETVLSSFNNMTRQVGRRPFYAQNRVVILGEDLSQSGILSVMDVFSRSKDSRPMIDIFVARGQAVEAVSNTMEDSVNPAEKMQLLVEGGQSNGAMPRTQILDVQKALLDPYTDLLLPAVRLEEPKEKGGSQTMVMDSTALFQDDKLVDYLDMEETRGVLWIKGQVKDGLVSFSLEDLGNVALAVEETSSKVEAEGTEDGPVFSITVTAKANIQEINLDSTFRLADDQIEKLEDGFAEKVSGQMELAVNKVLREKKCDVFQFARLLMHEGTDYWQTIQDNWREELSKAEVNITVGCEIERMGKLSNIQEEDQYN